The Flavobacterium sp. 123 genome contains a region encoding:
- a CDS encoding exosortase F system-associated protein, with the protein MQNKIFNTFYKTALLIVFVFLLILVRAFEDQLFYDPFLDYFKNDFNTLPLPNYDSVSLFFGLLFRYGLNTILSLGLLYVFFKDIAMIQFVSVLYVFFFLILIGLFFSMLYFYEEHNNLILFYVRRFLIQPIFVILFIPAFYYQKQIK; encoded by the coding sequence ATGCAAAATAAAATTTTCAATACTTTTTACAAAACGGCACTTTTAATAGTGTTTGTTTTTCTTTTGATTTTGGTTCGTGCTTTTGAAGACCAATTGTTTTACGACCCTTTTTTAGATTATTTTAAAAATGATTTTAATACATTACCATTGCCAAATTATGATTCGGTTTCCTTGTTTTTTGGATTGCTTTTTCGGTATGGTTTAAATACAATTTTATCATTAGGATTGCTTTATGTTTTTTTTAAAGACATTGCGATGATTCAATTTGTTTCTGTTTTGTATGTGTTTTTCTTCTTGATTTTAATTGGATTATTTTTCTCTATGCTTTATTTTTATGAAGAACATAATAATTTGATCTTGTTTTATGTTCGCCGATTTTTGATTCAACCTATTTTTGTAATTCTTTTTATTCCAGCATTTTATTATCAAAAACAAATAAAGTGA